The Actinomycetota bacterium genome includes a window with the following:
- a CDS encoding 50S ribosomal protein L18 translates to MRTKKEIRNTAERRKLSVRNSIKKFSDRPRLCVFRSNKYIYAQIVDDKTGVTLTGITSKMIEKKSDEKGSIGVCFRTGKALAEKAKEKNIDKVVFDRGMFKYHGKVKALADGAREGGLIF, encoded by the coding sequence ATGAGGACTAAAAAAGAAATAAGGAATACAGCAGAAAGACGCAAATTATCGGTCAGGAACAGTATAAAAAAGTTTTCTGACAGACCGAGATTATGTGTTTTTAGAAGCAATAAATATATTTATGCTCAGATAGTAGATGATAAGACAGGAGTTACATTAACCGGTATAACAAGTAAGATGATAGAGAAAAAATCAGATGAAAAAGGATCTATCGGAGTTTGTTTCAGAACCGGCAAGGCTCTTGCTGAAAAAGCAAAGGAAAAAAATATAGATAAAGTTGTTTTTGACAGAGGAATGTTTAAGTATCATGGCAAAGTAAAAGCTCTGGCTGATGGCGCCAGAGAAGGTGGTCTAATTTTTTAA
- the rpsE gene encoding 30S ribosomal protein S5 — protein MPEFSKDKDKDNNFGEKVLKINRVAKVVKGGRRFSFSALVAVGDMNGMVGVGFGKANEVSIAIQKGVHAAKKNMFKVPLNNGTVPHEVNSRNGAGHVFFKPATQGTGVIAGGPVRAIMELAGVKDVVAKIIGSSNALSVVNATVAGLKSLQAINDINKNA, from the coding sequence GTGCCTGAGTTTAGTAAAGATAAAGATAAAGATAATAATTTTGGTGAAAAAGTTCTGAAGATAAACAGAGTAGCAAAAGTTGTTAAAGGCGGAAGAAGATTTTCTTTTTCTGCTCTTGTTGCTGTTGGAGATATGAACGGCATGGTAGGTGTTGGATTTGGAAAAGCAAATGAAGTTTCAATAGCTATACAGAAAGGTGTTCATGCGGCAAAAAAGAATATGTTTAAAGTTCCTTTGAATAATGGAACTGTTCCGCATGAAGTGAATTCCAGAAATGGTGCCGGTCATGTCTTTTTTAAACCGGCTACCCAGGGTACCGGAGTAATAGCGGGCGGTCCTGTAAGAGCGATTATGGAGCTTGCCGGTGTTAAAGATGTTGTTGCCAAGATAATCGGAAGCTCAAATGCTTTAAGCGTGGTGAATGCAACAGTAGCAGGCTTAAAGAGTTTACAGGCCATCAACGATATAAATAAAAACGCATAA
- the rplO gene encoding 50S ribosomal protein L15, with product MVDISELGPAYGSVKKRKRVGRGDGSGHGTTSCRGSKGQKSRSGGESKTRLGFEGGQMPLHRRIPHLKGFKNTRKEEFNIINVSQFERFEEGSVIDFETLSKVGMLMKNNAKIKILGNGELKKKYIVKANYFSKSAISKIEKAGGKAEAI from the coding sequence ATGGTTGATATCAGCGAACTGGGACCAGCTTATGGTTCTGTTAAAAAGAGAAAAAGAGTAGGCAGAGGTGACGGCTCCGGCCATGGAACAACTTCCTGCAGGGGAAGCAAGGGACAGAAATCACGTTCAGGCGGAGAAAGCAAAACAAGACTTGGTTTTGAAGGCGGACAGATGCCTTTGCATAGGAGAATCCCTCATTTAAAGGGATTTAAAAATACCAGAAAAGAAGAGTTTAATATAATTAATGTTTCTCAGTTTGAAAGATTTGAGGAAGGTAGTGTAATCGATTTTGAAACTCTTTCAAAAGTAGGCATGTTGATGAAGAACAATGCAAAGATAAAGATTCTTGGAAATGGGGAATTGAAAAAAAAGTATATAGTCAAAGCTAATTATTTTAGCAAAAGCGCTATATCAAAAATAGAAAAAGCTGGTGGCAAAGCGGAGGCAATTTAA
- the secY gene encoding preprotein translocase subunit SecY, with protein sequence MFRALLNAFKIKELRNRILFTIGILALYRFGANLTLPGVDATVILKQVEQGIMGMLDLFSGGALGNFSVFSLGIMPYITATIIMQLLQVVIPKLDQLAKEGEVGRRKINQISRYLTVGLALMQSVAMTFYFRNFGAIPNFNWMHVLIIVVTLTAGTAVIMWLGELINLHGIGNGISLIIFASIISRIPGGLISLFRLKGTNWLFIGLFAVLTVGVVVAIILITQGERRIPVQYAKRIVGRKVFGGQSTYIPLKVNQSGVMPIILAVSVLLFPATIAQFINVPWLQSIANWLSPSIAGKINPVYIIIYSVLIIIFAYFYTAISFNPNDTAENLRKYGGYIPGMRPGKSTSDFLSNILNRITLPGAIFLAIIAILPEILIDTLKIPFKFGGTSVIIAVSVALETMKWIESQLMMRDYEGFIK encoded by the coding sequence ATGTTTCGTGCTCTTTTAAATGCTTTTAAAATTAAAGAATTAAGAAACAGAATATTATTTACCATAGGGATACTTGCTTTATACAGATTCGGTGCAAACCTTACATTACCCGGTGTAGATGCAACAGTCATACTTAAACAGGTTGAACAGGGGATAATGGGTATGCTTGATCTGTTCTCCGGCGGAGCCCTTGGAAATTTTTCTGTTTTCTCGCTTGGAATCATGCCTTATATTACTGCAACTATTATTATGCAGCTTTTGCAGGTAGTTATACCGAAACTTGATCAGCTTGCAAAAGAAGGTGAAGTAGGCAGGAGAAAAATCAATCAGATATCAAGATATCTGACGGTAGGTCTTGCACTGATGCAGTCAGTGGCAATGACTTTTTATTTCAGAAATTTCGGAGCAATCCCAAATTTCAACTGGATGCATGTTTTAATAATAGTGGTAACCCTTACTGCCGGTACGGCTGTCATTATGTGGCTTGGAGAACTTATCAACCTTCACGGAATTGGCAATGGTATATCTCTGATCATTTTTGCATCAATTATATCCAGAATACCCGGCGGTCTTATAAGCCTGTTCAGGCTTAAAGGGACAAACTGGTTATTTATCGGACTTTTTGCAGTTTTAACCGTAGGAGTTGTGGTTGCCATAATTCTTATTACCCAGGGTGAAAGAAGAATACCTGTTCAGTATGCAAAGAGAATTGTAGGAAGAAAGGTTTTTGGCGGCCAAAGTACTTATATCCCGCTGAAAGTCAACCAGTCCGGTGTAATGCCTATCATTCTTGCCGTATCGGTACTTCTTTTTCCTGCGACAATTGCACAGTTTATAAATGTTCCATGGCTGCAATCCATTGCAAACTGGCTTAGTCCGTCGATAGCGGGAAAAATAAATCCCGTATATATAATAATATATTCGGTGCTTATAATTATTTTCGCATATTTCTATACTGCTATTTCTTTTAATCCGAATGACACAGCAGAAAATCTTAGAAAATATGGTGGATATATCCCGGGAATGAGACCCGGTAAAAGTACGTCAGATTTTCTTTCCAATATTCTGAACAGGATAACACTTCCGGGAGCTATATTTCTGGCAATAATTGCCATTCTGCCGGAGATACTGATTGATACCCTGAAGATTCCTTTCAAGTTCGGCGGAACCTCGGTAATCATTGCTGTAAGCGTTGCTCTTGAAACAATGAAATGGATTGAATCCCAGCTTATGATGAGAGATTATGAGGGTTTTATAAAATGA
- a CDS encoding adenylate kinase, producing MRLILLGAPGTGKGTQAKKITAKFNIAHISTGDILRAEINNKTELGSKAQEFVSSGKLVPDELVMAMIKDRFKSGDLQKRFLMDGFPRTIEQAEKFDEILDELNLSLDKVINIVLDKNEIIKRITNRIVCNSCKKVFKLADFSNKELKCDFCDSVLSKRADDSEAVIVKRLEVYEIQTKPLIEYYGNKKLLADVDGLGTEEEIFERILNYL from the coding sequence ATGAGATTGATTTTACTTGGCGCGCCCGGAACGGGAAAAGGCACTCAGGCAAAGAAAATAACAGCAAAATTTAATATTGCCCATATTTCAACGGGCGACATATTAAGGGCGGAGATTAATAACAAAACAGAACTTGGCAGTAAAGCTCAGGAATTTGTTTCGTCAGGAAAGCTTGTTCCCGATGAACTTGTCATGGCAATGATTAAAGACAGATTTAAATCCGGTGATCTTCAAAAAAGGTTTTTGATGGACGGATTTCCGAGAACCATAGAGCAGGCTGAAAAATTCGACGAGATTCTGGATGAGCTTAATCTCAGCCTTGATAAAGTTATAAATATTGTCCTTGATAAAAATGAAATAATCAAAAGAATTACGAACAGGATTGTATGTAATTCATGTAAAAAAGTTTTCAAACTTGCTGATTTTTCTAATAAAGAATTAAAATGTGATTTTTGTGACAGTGTTCTTTCAAAACGAGCTGACGACTCGGAAGCAGTAATTGTCAAGAGACTTGAAGTTTATGAAATACAGACAAAACCGCTTATAGAGTATTACGGCAATAAGAAGCTTCTTGCTGATGTTGACGGTCTGGGGACGGAAGAAGAAATTTTTGAAAGGATCTTAAATTATTTATGA
- the map gene encoding type I methionyl aminopeptidase — protein MIIFKSDDEIKIMEKAAELVANVLLKLEKLIKPGITTEMLDREAEEMIIAHNAKPAFKGYQGRISKRPFPGTICASVNEEIVHGIPGKRKLNEGDIISIDVGAKLDGFFGDSARSYLVGNGDEQAKKLLKTTWDALNDSIDQCITGNRLGDVSHAIESRALANGFSVVKDFVGHGIGRDMHEDPQVLNYGPKNQGPLLRKGMVIAIEPMLNEGGSDVEILPDLWTVVTRDRKRSCHFEDMIAITSEGPKILTRI, from the coding sequence ATGATTATTTTTAAATCAGATGATGAAATAAAAATAATGGAGAAAGCTGCAGAACTTGTAGCTAATGTTCTTTTAAAATTGGAAAAGCTTATAAAACCTGGAATTACAACCGAAATGCTGGACAGGGAAGCAGAAGAAATGATAATAGCCCATAATGCCAAGCCGGCTTTTAAAGGTTATCAGGGCAGAATATCAAAAAGGCCGTTTCCGGGAACAATATGTGCTTCTGTAAATGAAGAGATAGTTCACGGGATACCCGGCAAAAGAAAATTAAATGAGGGGGATATTATCTCAATAGATGTAGGAGCCAAGCTGGATGGGTTTTTCGGAGATTCCGCAAGAAGCTATCTGGTGGGGAATGGTGATGAACAGGCAAAAAAACTGCTGAAGACTACCTGGGATGCATTAAACGACTCAATAGATCAATGCATTACCGGAAACAGGCTCGGAGATGTGTCCCATGCAATTGAATCCCGCGCTCTGGCAAATGGTTTTTCGGTTGTCAAAGATTTTGTAGGGCATGGTATCGGAAGAGACATGCATGAAGATCCACAGGTGTTAAATTACGGGCCAAAAAATCAGGGGCCTCTGTTAAGAAAAGGAATGGTAATTGCAATAGAACCGATGCTTAATGAAGGAGGCAGTGATGTGGAGATATTGCCTGATTTATGGACAGTTGTAACCAGAGACAGAAAAAGATCGTGTCATTTTGAAGACATGATAGCAATTACTTCTGAAGGCCCGAAAATATTAACAAGAATTTAG
- the infA gene encoding translation initiation factor IF-1, producing the protein MSKKEEIIEVEGTILEALPNAMFRVELENGHKVLAHISGKMRMHYIKILPGDMVKVELSPYDLTRGRITYRKK; encoded by the coding sequence ATTTCTAAGAAGGAAGAAATAATTGAAGTAGAGGGGACCATACTGGAGGCTTTGCCTAATGCAATGTTTCGGGTTGAACTTGAAAACGGGCATAAAGTGCTTGCGCACATATCCGGCAAGATGAGAATGCATTATATTAAAATTCTTCCCGGAGACATGGTAAAAGTTGAGCTGTCTCCCTATGACCTGACTCGGGGCAGGATTACTTATAGGAAGAAATAA